One genomic region from Cellulomonas hominis encodes:
- a CDS encoding DUF86 domain-containing protein, whose product MRRAPADLVGDALEHLDAVVAYAARIDPHDQVWFDGLCLRLAAAIECLGELSPDLRDTVCGGSWPAVRATRNRIVHGYFAVDREVVLRAVADDVDPMRERWVGAARVLARGA is encoded by the coding sequence GTGAGGCGAGCGCCGGCCGACCTCGTCGGCGATGCGCTGGAGCACCTGGATGCGGTGGTCGCCTACGCGGCGCGGATCGATCCCCACGACCAGGTCTGGTTCGACGGGCTCTGCCTGCGCCTGGCGGCGGCGATCGAGTGCCTCGGGGAGCTGTCCCCGGACCTGCGGGACACGGTCTGCGGCGGTTCCTGGCCTGCCGTGCGCGCGACGCGGAACCGGATCGTCCACGGGTACTTCGCCGTGGACCGCGAGGTGGTCCTGCGGGCCGTGGCGGACGACGTCGACCCGATGCGCGAGCGGTGGGTCGGCGCGGCTCGCGTGCTGGCCCGTGGCGCGTGA
- a CDS encoding homoserine dehydrogenase → MTARDETVGPATPATGDRPAVRVALLGCGVVGTEVVRLLTTQAADLAARVGAPLELVGVAVRDVEAERDPVVDRALLTADAEGLVAKADVVVEVVGGIEPARSLLLRAIEHGAAVVTANKALLAEDGPTLYQAADAAGVDLYFEAAVAGAIPLVRPVRESLTGDRVHRVLGIVNGTTNYVLDRMATEGLDLAGAVAEAQALGYAEADPTADVEGFDAAAKAAILASLAFHTRVSLDDVDRQGITSVTADDVAWAGRTGHVIKLLAIAERRAGADGAEGVQVRVHPALVPAEHPLAGVRGAFNAVFVEAEAAGELMFYGRGAGGAPTASAVLGDVVSAARHRVHGGRGPAESWYAALPVLPADAARTRYQVRLEVADRPGVLAQVSAELAEHGVSIEAVRQTPSAEAEDGVAHLVITTHEAPEAALAATVAAIDGLDAVRSVVSVLRVEGA, encoded by the coding sequence GTGACTGCACGCGACGAGACCGTCGGACCCGCCACGCCCGCGACCGGAGACCGACCCGCCGTGCGGGTCGCGCTGCTCGGCTGCGGCGTCGTCGGCACGGAGGTCGTCCGGCTGCTCACGACGCAGGCGGCGGACCTCGCGGCCCGCGTCGGCGCCCCGCTGGAGCTGGTCGGGGTCGCCGTGCGCGACGTCGAGGCCGAGCGCGACCCGGTGGTCGACCGCGCGCTGCTGACCGCCGACGCCGAGGGGCTGGTCGCCAAGGCGGACGTCGTCGTCGAGGTCGTCGGCGGCATCGAGCCCGCGCGGTCGCTGCTGCTGCGGGCGATCGAGCACGGCGCGGCCGTCGTCACGGCGAACAAGGCGCTGCTCGCCGAGGACGGCCCGACGCTCTACCAGGCCGCCGACGCCGCCGGGGTGGACCTCTACTTCGAGGCCGCGGTGGCGGGCGCGATCCCGCTGGTGCGGCCCGTCCGCGAGTCCCTCACCGGCGACCGGGTCCACCGCGTGCTCGGCATCGTCAACGGCACGACGAACTACGTGCTCGACCGGATGGCCACCGAGGGCCTCGACCTCGCGGGCGCGGTCGCCGAGGCCCAGGCGCTCGGCTACGCGGAGGCCGACCCGACGGCGGACGTCGAGGGCTTCGACGCGGCGGCGAAGGCCGCCATCCTCGCGTCGCTCGCGTTCCACACCCGGGTGTCGCTGGACGACGTCGACCGGCAGGGCATCACCTCGGTCACGGCGGACGACGTCGCGTGGGCCGGTCGCACCGGCCACGTCATCAAGCTGCTCGCCATCGCCGAGCGCCGCGCGGGGGCCGACGGGGCGGAGGGCGTGCAGGTGCGCGTGCACCCGGCGCTCGTCCCGGCGGAGCACCCGCTGGCCGGCGTGCGCGGCGCCTTCAACGCGGTGTTCGTCGAGGCGGAGGCCGCCGGCGAGCTCATGTTCTACGGCCGCGGCGCGGGCGGCGCCCCGACGGCGAGCGCCGTCCTGGGCGACGTGGTGTCCGCGGCGCGGCACCGGGTGCACGGCGGGCGCGGCCCGGCGGAGTCCTGGTACGCGGCCCTGCCGGTGCTGCCCGCCGACGCGGCGCGCACCCGGTACCAGGTGCGGCTCGAGGTCGCGGACCGGCCGGGCGTGCTCGCGCAGGTCTCCGCCGAGCTGGCCGAGCACGGCGTGTCGATCGAGGCCGTGCGGCAGACGCCGTCGGCGGAGGCCGAGGACGGCGTCGCGCACCTGGTCATCACCACGCACGAGGCGCCGGAGGCCGCGCTGGCCGCCACGGTCGCCGCGATCGACGGCCTGGACGCGGTCCGCTCGGTCGTCTCCGTCCTGCGAGTCGAGGGAGCCTGA
- a CDS encoding nucleotidyltransferase domain-containing protein produces the protein MDQGPERGGDSPLEAAFAAYLADASARAERLRAEAARGLVLAARQAADLGWSQRRIAAALGRSQPEVVRLLRRVDVVEPVGDGDSSPGGEGETVLSRVLGRQRDAIVAAAERHGMSNVRVFGSVARGEDGPESDVDLLVDLGPEVGLFDLGRAEVELEAILGREVDVVPARMLRPRVATTVEAIAL, from the coding sequence GTGGATCAGGGCCCAGAGCGCGGCGGCGACTCGCCGCTCGAGGCGGCGTTCGCCGCGTACCTCGCCGACGCGTCCGCGCGGGCCGAGCGGCTGCGGGCGGAGGCGGCGCGCGGGCTGGTGCTCGCGGCGCGACAGGCGGCGGACCTCGGGTGGAGCCAGCGGCGCATCGCGGCGGCGCTCGGGCGGAGCCAGCCCGAGGTGGTGCGGCTGCTGCGGCGGGTGGACGTCGTGGAGCCGGTCGGGGACGGGGACTCGTCGCCGGGCGGCGAGGGCGAGACGGTCCTGAGCCGCGTGCTCGGGCGGCAGCGGGACGCGATCGTCGCCGCGGCGGAGCGGCACGGGATGTCGAACGTCCGGGTGTTCGGGTCGGTCGCGCGCGGCGAGGACGGGCCGGAGTCGGACGTGGACCTGCTGGTGGACCTCGGTCCCGAGGTCGGTCTCTTCGACCTGGGCAGGGCGGAGGTGGAGCTGGAGGCCATCCTCGGCCGGGAGGTGGACGTGGTCCCCGCCCGGATGCTCAGACCACGGGTCGCGACGACGGTCGAGGCGATCGCCCTGTGA
- the lysA gene encoding diaminopimelate decarboxylase yields MTAGPLGLPWSATATRGADGAVAVGGVDLRALAAEQGTPAYVLDEASFRARARVLRTAFERAFAPLGAGVDVYYAGKAFLSVAVARWAHQEGLRVDTSTGGELAVALRAGVPGADIGLHGNNKSDAEIARALDAGVGRIIVDSLGELDRIAAAVRARGAGAPAAPVMVRVTTGVHAGGHEYISTAHEDQKFGLSVAPGPDGTSPAMTALERVVAAPELRLLGIHSHIGSQILDPEGFAVAAGAVLRLRADLAARTGYLAPEVDLGGGFGIAYLPGEVPLDPERIAKDLATTVDATCAELGTAVPRLSFEPGRAIVGPTTLTLYTVGTVKPVRLDDGRVRLYVSVDGGMSDNIRPALYGAHYHAAVVSRTGAEETVLARVVGKHCESGDIVVHEVQLPADVAPGDLLAVAATGAYGRSMASNYNHVPRPPVVAVLDGATRVLVRRETEEDLLALDLG; encoded by the coding sequence GTGACCGCCGGCCCGCTCGGCCTGCCCTGGTCCGCGACGGCGACCCGCGGGGCGGACGGCGCGGTCGCGGTGGGCGGCGTCGACCTGCGGGCGCTGGCCGCCGAGCAGGGCACGCCCGCGTACGTGCTGGACGAGGCGTCGTTCCGCGCCCGGGCGCGCGTGCTGCGGACGGCGTTCGAGCGGGCCTTCGCGCCGCTCGGTGCCGGGGTGGACGTGTACTACGCCGGCAAGGCGTTCCTGTCGGTCGCCGTCGCCCGGTGGGCGCACCAGGAGGGTCTGCGGGTCGACACGTCCACCGGCGGCGAGCTCGCCGTGGCGCTGCGCGCGGGCGTGCCCGGCGCGGACATCGGCCTGCACGGCAACAACAAGTCGGACGCGGAGATCGCGCGCGCCCTGGACGCCGGCGTCGGGCGGATCATCGTCGACTCGCTCGGCGAGCTCGACCGGATCGCCGCCGCCGTGCGCGCCCGCGGTGCCGGCGCCCCGGCCGCGCCCGTGATGGTGCGGGTCACCACCGGCGTGCACGCGGGCGGCCACGAGTACATCTCGACGGCGCACGAGGACCAGAAGTTCGGCCTGTCCGTCGCCCCCGGCCCGGACGGCACGAGCCCCGCCATGACCGCCCTGGAGCGGGTCGTCGCCGCGCCCGAGCTGCGGCTGCTCGGCATCCACTCGCACATCGGCTCGCAGATCCTCGACCCCGAGGGCTTCGCCGTCGCCGCCGGCGCGGTGCTGCGGCTGCGCGCCGACCTCGCCGCGCGGACCGGGTACCTCGCGCCGGAGGTCGACCTCGGCGGCGGCTTCGGCATCGCCTACCTGCCCGGCGAGGTCCCGCTCGACCCCGAGCGGATCGCCAAGGACCTCGCGACGACCGTGGACGCCACGTGCGCCGAGCTCGGCACCGCGGTCCCGCGGCTGTCCTTCGAGCCCGGCCGGGCGATCGTCGGGCCCACCACCCTGACGCTGTACACGGTGGGCACGGTCAAGCCCGTCCGGCTGGACGACGGCCGGGTGCGGCTCTACGTCTCCGTGGACGGCGGGATGAGCGACAACATCCGCCCCGCGCTGTACGGCGCGCACTACCACGCGGCCGTCGTCTCCCGGACCGGCGCGGAGGAGACCGTGCTCGCGCGCGTCGTGGGCAAGCACTGCGAGAGCGGCGACATCGTCGTGCACGAGGTCCAGCTCCCGGCCGACGTCGCGCCGGGCGACCTGCTCGCCGTCGCGGCCACCGGGGCGTACGGCCGGTCGATGGCCTCCAACTACAACCACGTCCCGCGGCCGCCGGTCGTGGCGGTGCTCGACGGGGCGACGCGCGTGCTCGTCCGGCGGGAGACCGAGGAGGACCTGCTGGCCCTCGACCTGGGGTGA